Within the Dialister hominis genome, the region AAATATGAGGATCTAGGCCGTATTAATCTGATCATCCCATGTAATATTTCAAAATTATCCGGAACACTAAATCATTCTCCTGCTTGCATAATCAAAAAACTGTGAAATTAGGATTTCTGATTTCACAGTTTTTTATTACCTTTATTCTTTTACCTTCTCTCGCTTGCGTGGTCGAGATTGGCGGCGTCTTCTATGACGGCTTCCTGGCCATCTCTTTCTTCGAGGATTTTTCTCAAGCGTTCTCTCTTGGAGCGGTCGATGAACTGGTGGGCTATGACGTCGGGGAGTGTGGCTCCTAAGGCTATGCCCAGGATGACGAGGGCGGCTTCGACGCCGTTTTGCATGGCTAACATGAATTCATCGGTGGTCAGTGTATGGATACGGATGACGGCGAAGAGGAAGCGGTAGAGGAGGACGCCGGGGATGAGTGGGATGATGGCCGGTGTGGTCAGGACGAATACCGGGGCATGCAGGTTGCGTGCGACGATCAAGAGGAAGAGTGACAGTGTGGCAGCGCCTATGAAAGAAGCGGTGGCCATGCCTGTTCCGAAGTCGACCATGAGGATGTTTCTCATGTCGACGGTGATGATGGCGCCTAAGCATGCGAGCGGTATATATCGTTTCGGGATGTTGAACATGACGCAGAAGCCGGCGGCTGCCATGGCGGCGGCGAGGGCCTGCGCGATGTAGAGGCTTTCAGGGGCGATGCGGACGCCGGTGAAGTTCGGGACGCTTGTCATGACGGCGACGGCGGAGAGGCCGAATGTCATGGCGGTCATGACAAGGATGGTCTGCGTAAATCGTGTCATGCCTGAGTTCAGATAGTTCGACAGGAAGTCATCGACGCAGTTGATCAGCGGGACGCCTGGTATAAGTGTCAGCGCACAGGCGACGACGGGCAGCCACGAGCAGGGCGGCCCCGGTATGTAGAGTGTGAGGTAGGCTGTCGCGGTCGCAAAGAAGGCGCTGGCGGCGATGCCGATGTAAATATTGACACCGAAGCGTTCGCAGAGTGTCTTGACGTAGGCACCCACGACAGCGGCGA harbors:
- a CDS encoding threonine/serine exporter family protein, with protein sequence MYKKSDKAELTVRDKMQLILDIGQLMMENGASSKRVVRDMLRAAAYLGIYWENVQIHITYSTIMINVDDGVTSETMFRKCYKHGVNMMTTLLANQLSWDALTSNESYLIYRNQMMTIQQMARKRLYPQWLTLFCIGMASSAFCLLFGGHWYEALYTFIAAVVGAYVKTLCERFGVNIYIGIAASAFFATATAYLTLYIPGPPCSWLPVVACALTLIPGVPLINCVDDFLSNYLNSGMTRFTQTILVMTAMTFGLSAVAVMTSVPNFTGVRIAPESLYIAQALAAAMAAAGFCVMFNIPKRYIPLACLGAIITVDMRNILMVDFGTGMATASFIGAATLSLFLLIVARNLHAPVFVLTTPAIIPLIPGVLLYRFLFAVIRIHTLTTDEFMLAMQNGVEAALVILGIALGATLPDVIAHQFIDRSKRERLRKILEERDGQEAVIEDAANLDHASERR